TTCATTTAGGGGAAGAATTAGGAATCCTTACTAGAAAAGGATCATGATTTGCATACAATGGCGAAAATATTGCTCAAGGAAAAATGAACTTGAAGCTATTACTTGAAAATAATGAGAAATTATTTAATGAAATAAAGGAGCAAATTACTGAAAAACTTAACGAAAATCAAAAGGAAAGTTCAGAAATATAGTAAAATTATACCATAATGTTCAAAAGAGCAAAATGGATTTTTTACTATTTTTTTTTATTAATTTTCCTTGCGGGTTTTAGCGGAACTATTTACATAATTTATGTTTTTCTGTCTAGAAATCTTGATTGAATCGCGATTTTAACACTTGTTTCAGTTTATAGTTCTACCTCACTTTTTAATTTATTTATTTTGCTACAAAGAAGAAGACATGAAGCAAAAATTTCATGGCTGATCGCTTGTTCTATTTTGCCAATAATCGGACCAATTGCTTATATTTTTTTAGGGCGAAAATACTCAAATCACCAAAATGTTAAGCATTATTTTTCACAATATCAATATTTTATTGGCTCAAGTAAAACTAATGAAAAGTTGTTAGAAAAAATTCCTAAAACTGACCGAGATTTATTGGTTTATTCAAGTAAATATTTTTTATCTCCTGTTCAAAAATTTACCGGCGATTTAATTGTTGATGGTCATAGTTTTTTTGAAAAACTTTTTAACGACATTCAAAAGGCAAAAAAATTCATTTTTATTGATATTTATATTGTAAAAAATGACTTTATTTGAAAAAAATTAAAAAGATTGTTAATTAATAAGCGCAAACAAGGTGTAAAAATTAAGATTATCGTCGATTCTTTTGGGACTTACTACATAAAAACACGGCAATGACTTGAATTAAGAAGTCAAAAAATTGAAGTTCTTTTGTTTAATGCCTTCAAAGTACCTTTTATCTCAGGGCAAAGTTTTTATAGAAATCATCGAAAAGTTTTTCTAATTGATGGAAAAATTGTATATACTGGTGGAAATAATATTGCTGAAGAATACTCAGGTTTTGACAAAAATTATGGCTATTGAATGGATTTAAATCTTCGACTTGAAGGCGAAATTGTCGAAGCTTATTGCCGAAATTTCCTATTTCATTGGTCAAAGTGGGGTAAAAAAAATATTTCTAAATCTGAAATTAATAATTTTTGCAAACTTGAAGAAAACAGCAACCAATCTACTAAAATAAAAAATTTAGGGGTTGTTATTCAAAATGGGCCAAATTTGCCCGACTCTTTGATTGAAGGCTTTATTTTAAAAAGTATTTATTCGGCCAAAAAAAATATTAAGCTTTTTTCGCCATATTTTGTGCCAACACAAAAAATTATCGACGCACTTAAGGACATTTTACTTGCAAAAATAGAGGTAGAAATTTTTATACCAGGTAGAAATGACATTTTATTGATTAAAACTTTTAATCAATACTTTGCCTACAAACTGTTAAAAAAAGGTGCTAAAATTTACTTTTTTAAAGAAATCTTTTTTCACGGAAAAGCAATAATTATCGATGATAATATTGGAATGATCGGCACATCGAATTTAGATGCTAGATCTTTATTTTTCCAATATGAAACCAATTTATTTTTTAAAGGTAAAATTTTAAACAAGCTTTTGAATCACATCGACTTGCTTAAAAAACAAAATATTATTGTTGAAGTAAAAGAATTTAATAAAATTTCTAACTTTTTTAAGTTTTTAATTTTCTTTTTGAAAACTTTGGCTTAGAAATTAGCTTTTTTATAGTATAATTTAATTTATTTTTGGTTATTAGTCATGTTAAAAACAGTTTTAGTTATTTTTATTGCGATTTTTGGTTTCCTGATTGTTTTAGTTTCGCTAATTATGTCACCACATTCAAACTCATTCTCAGGAGCGCTAATCGGATCGAGTGATTTGGATTTATTCCAAGTATCAAAAGAACGTGGTATCAAAAAGTTCACAAAATGAGCAATGTTTATATTAGGCTTTATTTTTTTAGCTCTATCGTTAGTAATTAGGTTGTTGTAAGATTCATGGAAATTATATCTCAAGAAAAACTCAAAAATTTTCTTAAAAACGAAAAGACTTTTATTGAAATTGTTAGAAAATTTAACGTGCCTTTTGACTTAAATCAACATTTGACACACCAAATAAGCACTTTAATTGAAAATTTCCAGGTTTTCAAAACTCTGGAAGGCAAATATTATTGACCTAAATTTATAGAAACTCGGGTTGGTATTTTCCGCGCTACCCAATCATCGTTTGGTTTTGTTGAAGATAAGCAAAATCCAGCCCAAAAAAATAATATTTTTATACCCGGAAGATTTACTGCAAATGCTCTTGAGGGCGATGAAGTCAAAATCAATATTTATGTTGACAGATTCAAAAGTGATCAATTTTTCGGTGTTGTTACTAAAATTATTCAGCGAAACACTAAGTTTTTAATTGGAAAAGTTGTTAAAGACGATAAATTTTGAGATTTTGAGCCTATTAATTTTAAGGGGAATTTTTTCTTTCGCTGAAATTCAACTCAAGATCTAGAAATCAATAATTTTTATAAAGTAAAAATTATTGATTATCAAAAAAATGTCCTTAAACTAGATGTTATTCAAAAAATTGGACACAAATCAGAGCCTTTTTTACATGTAAAAATTCCTATAATTGAATCAGAAATCACTGACACATTTAGCGCAGAAGTTCTGGCTGAATCATCAAAAATTGAACAAGAAATAAAAAATATCGAGAAAAACAGAGTAGATTTACGAAATGAACTTGTGGTAACAATTGATGGCGATGATACAAAAGATTTTGATGACGCCATTTCTATTGAACAAACAAAAGAGGGAAATTTTCTCTTAAAAGTTCATATTGCAGACGTAGCACATTATGTAAAACAGGATTCAGCAATTGATATTGAAGCACAAAAAAGGGGAACTTCAATTTATTTGCCTCACATGGTAATTCCAATGCTACCTGAAGAATTATCAAACGGAATTTGCTCTTTGATGCCTAATGTCGACAGATTTACTATCACAATGGAATCTCTTATAAACAAAAAAGGTGAAAATTTATACATTAAAATTTACCCTTCTGTAATTAATTCAAAATGGCGTCTAACTTATGAAAAAGTAAATAATTTTTTTGCTGGTTCATTTTCATTTGGCGATACAGATCTAGAAAATATGTTAAAAAAGTGTTTAAATTTAAACACTATTTTGTCAAATTTCAAGAAAAAGCAAGGGTATATTGACCTTGCGCTTGATGAAGTTAAAATTATTTTAGACCAAGAAGGATATACACAATCCCTAAAACTAAAAAGAAGAGGAACTTCTGAAGAATTAATTGAAAATTTTATGATTAGGGCAAATGAAAATGTTTCAGAATTTTTAACTAAGAAAAAAATTCCGATTTTATACCGGATTCATGCAACCCCTGATCCTGAAAAAATAACAATTTTTAATCAAGTTATTAAATCTTTAGGCATACAACACAGCTTAAAATTAAATCCTACTTCTAAAGAGTTTGCACATAAAATTAATCAAATAAAACTAGAAAATAACGACAATTTTCTTAAATATTCAATTTTAAGAACGATGCAAAAAGCAATTTATAGCACTGAAAACGAAGGACATTTTGGTCTTGCAGCTAGTTTTTATAGTCATTTTACCAGCCCTATCCGTCGTTATCCTGATTTATTATTGCATAGAATTATTCGCAACTTTTTGTTCCAAAAAAATGATGACATTGAAACTTATAAGGAAATTTTGGAAAAAAATTCCTATACCACAACCGAGTTAGAACAAAAAGCATTTAATTTAGAGAGAAAAATTGTAAATATAAAAAAAGCTGAGTATGTCCAAAATTTGATTGGAAAATCCTTTAGAGCACAAATAACTTCTATTATTAAATCCGGATTTTTCGTTGAAATTGATGGAATGTTTGATGCCTTAATAGTAAATAAAACTCTTCCTGATAGCGAAAATGATCCTTATGTATTAGCAGAGGATAATTTTTGTTTATATAATAAAAAACATAGATTTAAATTAGGCGAATTTATCGATGTTAAAATTGAAAGCGCCAATATTTGAGACGGAAAAATTAGTGCTGTTTTAACAAACTATTAGTCTTATTTGTAAAAAATGCTATAAATTACAGCGTTTTTTGATTTCACGAGTTTCCAAGTTTGATGAGTTAATTTTAAAAAAGTAAAATTACTAAATATTTAAACTACATCTTTAGCTAAAACACTCACAAAAATCATTTATGGATAAAATAACAAAAATATAAAAAAAATACAACTACTATTTAAACTCAATGCAAATAGAAAACTCGTTTTTATTTGCAGCGAGCCTAAAAAAACATATGAAGTTTTGAAAGAACAATAACCAAAAGCCCTAAATTTATAGATTTCTAAACGGTTAAATTTATGGCATTCCATCATATTTAAAAATATGACGGAAAATTCGCATTTTCTGATTTTTTAGACAAAAAACATAATTAATTCCCCCTTAATTCAATATAAAAATTTATTAATTATTCTCATGTGATTAATATTATAACATAATTTTTTTCTTAGACCAAGCATTTTTTTTTTTTTTTTGAAAAAGGTTGATTTCAAAACTATAAAAATTAAGGTTTTAGCATCAAAAAACCCGGATTTACGGGTATTTTTGCATATTTATATTCACTAAAAAGTGAATTTTTACCACCTAACTGTCAAACTCAGGTGTTTTAACAAATTATTAGTCTTATTTGCAAAAAAATGCTGTAAATTACAGCGTTTTTTTAATTTTTATTTCTTTTCTTAAAGATTTTATTTTTAAGTTTTTTTGAAATTCAAGGTTGAGCATGATCATAAAGAGAGACAATAAAAATTCCAATAGGTCCAACAAAAATAAAAATATCTGCAAAATTAAATGTCCCACTTGACCTTACAAATGGCAAAAAAAGTAAATCTTTTACTTGATTATCATCCAAAATTCGGTCAATTTCGTTACCTCAATTCCCACCTAATAATATGGCCATAAAAACTGTAAGCGAATATTTTTTTGAAAAAGGAATCAAAATCAAAAGTATCAAACTTAATAAAAAGGCAAAAATATGAATGCCTGTAAAACCAATAAATTTATTAATTCCCGAAGTTACACCTTGATGCAAAAGTGGACGAAAACCAATAAAACCTCATGAAATAATTTTGACAAAGCCTTTATCGGTTGATTCCCTATACTCTTCTGGGGTAAAAATTAAATTTTTTGTTAGTTGATCGATTAATAAAGCAACTAAAATAACCAAAAAAGCAATCAAAATGTTTATTAATAAGCGTTTTTTGCCGATTTTAGTATATTTTGAATTAATATATTTAATAATAGGGTTAATTTTTGTTTTCATTCAAAACCTCAAAACAACGACCACAAACATCCTGAATTTTTTCAAAATGGTTTCAACATCTTGGACATTTAGGTCAATTAAGATTATAAATGCTTATTTCATCCTTAAATTCGACTTTTGCAACCATTAATAATTTCACAAGATCAAGTGATTTTAGAAAATTTGAGGAATTAGAATCTAAAACAACCGCAATTTCATTTGAACGATTTATTTCTTTTGATTGAATTTTTTGCTCAATTAGTTGATAAACTGAATCTTTAACATCGAAAAATTCAGTTCATTTTTCGTCTAATTTTGGATCAAAATTAGACTTTTTAAAGAAATTTTCCAAGTGTATTGATGTTTGTTTTTCACTTTTTTGAACAAATTGGTAAATTTCTTCGGCTGTTGTTGGCATAATTGGCGCAATTGCAATATTTAAAACTAATAAAAGTTCATAAAAAACGTATTGAATTGAGCGTCTTTTTACTGAATTTTTTGAATCAGCATACAAAATATCCTTAACAATTGACAGATAAAAATTAGAAAATTCAATTATAAAATTATTAATTATTTTTACAACACGAACAAAGCGATATTCATCATAATACTGAATTATTTCGTTTTTTAGCTTTTGAATTTTATTATATATAAACAGGTCAACTTCTTGTAATTCATATTGTTTTGGTTCAAAATCTGCTAAATTTGTGATTAAAAATCGAACTGTGTTGCGAATTTTACGATAAATTTCAACATTTTGCTCAAAAATTGACTCTGAATAAACAATGTCATTATAATATTCACTATTTGCAACTCAAAGTCGAAAAATATCACAACCGTACTTATTCAAAATTACAAGCGGATCAACTCCATTTCCTCTTGATTTTGACATTTTGTTACCTTTTGAATCAACAACAAAACCATGAGACAGTAATTTTTTATAAGGTGAAAAACCAAAATATATCACCGAATTTATTAATGATGAATTAAATCAACCGCGATATTGGTCAGATCCTTCTAAATAAATATCAAAAGGAGGTTTTTCGTTGTTAATATTTGCGGCCAAAAAACTAACACCTGAATCAAATCAGACATCCAAAATATCGTTTTCTTTCGTTCAACCTAAATTTTGGTATTTAGGAGGCAAAAGTTCGTCAGCTGTTTTTTGATATCAGATTGAAGAGCCAAATTCTTGAACTTGTGAAATTATATGGTCAAAAATTTCTGGCTTATCTAAAACAGGATTTTTATTTTTGTCATAAAAAATAATTAACGGAATTCCTCAACTTCTCTGGCGCGAAATTAGTCAGTCTTTTCTGTCAATTATCATTTTTGTTAAGCGGTTTTTGAGTCATTTTTCAGGAAATTCAATTTGATTTATTGCTGTTTCAAGTTCTTTT
The sequence above is a segment of the Mesomycoplasma ovipneumoniae genome. Coding sequences within it:
- the rnr gene encoding ribonuclease R — protein: MEIISQEKLKNFLKNEKTFIEIVRKFNVPFDLNQHLTHQISTLIENFQVFKTLEGKYYWPKFIETRVGIFRATQSSFGFVEDKQNPAQKNNIFIPGRFTANALEGDEVKINIYVDRFKSDQFFGVVTKIIQRNTKFLIGKVVKDDKFWDFEPINFKGNFFFRWNSTQDLEINNFYKVKIIDYQKNVLKLDVIQKIGHKSEPFLHVKIPIIESEITDTFSAEVLAESSKIEQEIKNIEKNRVDLRNELVVTIDGDDTKDFDDAISIEQTKEGNFLLKVHIADVAHYVKQDSAIDIEAQKRGTSIYLPHMVIPMLPEELSNGICSLMPNVDRFTITMESLINKKGENLYIKIYPSVINSKWRLTYEKVNNFFAGSFSFGDTDLENMLKKCLNLNTILSNFKKKQGYIDLALDEVKIILDQEGYTQSLKLKRRGTSEELIENFMIRANENVSEFLTKKKIPILYRIHATPDPEKITIFNQVIKSLGIQHSLKLNPTSKEFAHKINQIKLENNDNFLKYSILRTMQKAIYSTENEGHFGLAASFYSHFTSPIRRYPDLLLHRIIRNFLFQKNDDIETYKEILEKNSYTTTELEQKAFNLERKIVNIKKAEYVQNLIGKSFRAQITSIIKSGFFVEIDGMFDALIVNKTLPDSENDPYVLAEDNFCLYNKKHRFKLGEFIDVKIESANIWDGKISAVLTNY
- the secG gene encoding preprotein translocase subunit SecG; the protein is MLKTVLVIFIAIFGFLIVLVSLIMSPHSNSFSGALIGSSDLDLFQVSKERGIKKFTKWAMFILGFIFLALSLVIRLL
- a CDS encoding phospholipase D-like domain-containing protein, coding for MFKRAKWIFYYFFLLIFLAGFSGTIYIIYVFLSRNLDWIAILTLVSVYSSTSLFNLFILLQRRRHEAKISWLIACSILPIIGPIAYIFLGRKYSNHQNVKHYFSQYQYFIGSSKTNEKLLEKIPKTDRDLLVYSSKYFLSPVQKFTGDLIVDGHSFFEKLFNDIQKAKKFIFIDIYIVKNDFIWKKLKRLLINKRKQGVKIKIIVDSFGTYYIKTRQWLELRSQKIEVLLFNAFKVPFISGQSFYRNHRKVFLIDGKIVYTGGNNIAEEYSGFDKNYGYWMDLNLRLEGEIVEAYCRNFLFHWSKWGKKNISKSEINNFCKLEENSNQSTKIKNLGVVIQNGPNLPDSLIEGFILKSIYSAKKNIKLFSPYFVPTQKIIDALKDILLAKIEVEIFIPGRNDILLIKTFNQYFAYKLLKKGAKIYFFKEIFFHGKAIIIDDNIGMIGTSNLDARSLFFQYETNLFFKGKILNKLLNHIDLLKKQNIIVEVKEFNKISNFFKFLIFFLKTLA
- the ileS gene encoding isoleucine--tRNA ligase, translated to MDKNFYKNSLNIFSTDFSMKANLPQKDKFFTEFWKNEDIYQKLLKKNINNPRFILHDGPPYANGDIHIGHALNKVLKDIIVRYKSMSGFYSPFVPGWDTHGLPIENKIINQIDTKSTLEIRQKANDFANSQILVQKKQFEKLNLLTDFSQIYQTNDPHYEAKQLKLFKKIAEKGLIYRALKPIYWSPSSQSALAEAEIEYLNHRSPSIFVAFEVKNGNNFVKSGDKIIIWTTTPWTLIANAGVAVGLNFDYVRVKVGSNFYILAEKLLQTLASSFGWNSYEIIDTFLGKNLVNIEYFHPIFDKVCPIVSGHHVTLDAGSGLVHLAPLFGEDDYWIGRENDLEMVMHVEDDGKFNEKAGQFSGQFYDSANKSISEYLKEKQSLLKLNFITHSFPHDWRTLKPVIYRGTPQWFVSVEKIKKELETAINQIEFPEKWLKNRLTKMIIDRKDWLISRQRSWGIPLIIFYDKNKNPVLDKPEIFDHIISQVQEFGSSIWYQKTADELLPPKYQNLGWTKENDILDVWFDSGVSFLAANINNEKPPFDIYLEGSDQYRGWFNSSLINSVIYFGFSPYKKLLSHGFVVDSKGNKMSKSRGNGVDPLVILNKYGCDIFRLWVANSEYYNDIVYSESIFEQNVEIYRKIRNTVRFLITNLADFEPKQYELQEVDLFIYNKIQKLKNEIIQYYDEYRFVRVVKIINNFIIEFSNFYLSIVKDILYADSKNSVKRRSIQYVFYELLLVLNIAIAPIMPTTAEEIYQFVQKSEKQTSIHLENFFKKSNFDPKLDEKWTEFFDVKDSVYQLIEQKIQSKEINRSNEIAVVLDSNSSNFLKSLDLVKLLMVAKVEFKDEISIYNLNWPKCPRCWNHFEKIQDVCGRCFEVLNENKN
- a CDS encoding signal peptidase II produces the protein MKTKINPIIKYINSKYTKIGKKRLLINILIAFLVILVALLIDQLTKNLIFTPEEYRESTDKGFVKIISWGFIGFRPLLHQGVTSGINKFIGFTGIHIFAFLLSLILLILIPFSKKYSLTVFMAILLGGNWGNEIDRILDDNQVKDLLFLPFVRSSGTFNFADIFIFVGPIGIFIVSLYDHAQPWISKKLKNKIFKKRNKN